A segment of the Acidobacteriota bacterium genome:
GCGAGGATCGCCTCGGCGGCCCGGACGCCCGCGTCCTGCGCCTCCTCGAAGAGCGGCAGGCCGGCCGAGTCCGCGTGCGCGAAGTGGACGCCGCCCTCGGGCGCGAGGCGGCGCACGGGGCTCGAGAGGAAGCCCGGCGTCGGGCGGAGCATCGCGTGGCCCCAGCGCGCGAAGTCCATCCGCGTCACGAGCCCGGGCAGGTCCGCATGCGCGCGCGAGAGGTCGGCGAGGACCGCGGCCGCGAGGTCCTTCCACTCGGCGGAGAGGAGATGTTCGCGCGCCTTCACGGGCTCCTCGTCGGTGAGCGGCAGGTAGTACGTGAAGACCGTCGATCCGTGGTCCTTCCCGGCCTGGTGCGTCGCGACGACGTAGCCGAGCGAGCGGGAGTCGTAGAGGACGTTGTCCCACGCGAGGGGATGCCCCGTCTCCTTCGGGCGCCCCGAGAGCGTGACGTTCGCGACGAGCCACGGCGCGTAGGACAGCGCGTCGAGCCACGTCGGCGGCGCCGTTCGCCAGGGCGCGAAGACGTGCCGCGCCGCGTACTTCGGGAGCGCGAGGATCGCGTCCTTCGCCTCGACGGCGACGACCTCCTTCGTCTTTGCGTCGAGGTAACGCAGGCGAACGGGTGCGCCCTTCGCCGCGGACGGCACGACGTCGAAGACGAGCGCCCGCGAGTCGATCTTTCCTGCCGCGGATTTCGCGAGGTGCTGAACGAGCCGGCCGTTTCCCTCGGGCCACGTCAGGAAGTCCGACGGCTCCTCGTCCTCGTCCTCCCCGGGCAGGCGCGAGGCGTTGTAGTGGATGCCGGCCCACGCGGAGATCCGGTCGAGGTTCGTCCCGAAGTCGTCGCGGCAGCCATACTCGGCGAGCCAGCGCAGGCGCTTCGACGCGAAGCCGTTCGCGTCCAGCCACTCGGCCATCGTCGTGCGGTCGAGAGCGAGGAGGTCCGCGTCGTCCGAGGAGCGGCGCGTCGGGATCGCGAACGCGCGGCGCCCCTCGCCGTCCTTGCGGCCGGCGAGCGCGTCCATGAGGACGCGAAAGCGGTTCAGCTGCTCGACGTCCGCGCGCGAGGCCCCCTCGTACGGGTAGAGGCCCGCGTGCCAGCGGTTGCCGTGGTAGAGGCGCTCCTCGGGCTCGCGGCAGAGCATTTCCTCCGCCCACTCGGGAGCGCCGTCCGCGTCGCGCCCCACGAGCGCGCCGACCTCCTCGAGAACAGCCTCGAGCGCGGGGTTGCGGAAGGCCGGGACGGGGACGTAGTGGGCGCCCCACGGAAAGAGGCTCACGTCGCTGCCGCCGGAGACGGCGGTGCCGCCCGGCTCGGGCTCGAGCTCGTAGACGCGGAAGTCCGTCTCGCCCGCGCGCGCGAGGCGCCATGCGGCCGAGAGGCCGGAGACGCCGCCGCCGACGATCGCGGTTCCGACGCGCTCGGTTCTCACGGCGGGGCGCGCGAAAAGTTCGCCGCCCCGCAGGAGGTGGCCGAGAGAGGCGTCGGGCACGGCGAACCCGCCCGGAAACTCGAGGGCGCGCACGTCCTTTCGCGAGCAGCCCGCGAGGGCCGACGCGAACGCCGCGAGCGCGGGGGCCCCGACGAGCGACGCGATCGCGTCGCGGCGCGTCAGTCGAAGCGCTTCCACTCGCGCTCGTACGTGTGGACGAGGACCTGGTCGTTGAGGCGGTTCACGGGGGACTCCAGCGGGCCGGTGTCGGGGCCGAAGACGAAGAGAGTGGGGAGGAGCTCCGTCGAGAGCGCGCGGAGGTGCTCGGGCAGAGAGGAGCCGACCGTGAACGGCCGTTTCGCCGCGAGAACGAATCCCCACTCGCCGAAGGACGGCACCGCGACGTGGTACGCCTTCGTCGTGAAGCCGGCGGCCTTCAGCGTCGCGTCCACGATCCAGAAGCTCCGGCGCGCGAAGAGCGGAGACGTGGACTGGACCGACACGACGCCCTCCGGGTCGAGCCGTCTCGCGAGGAGCGCGTAGAAGCGCGACGTGTAGAGCTTCCCGACCGCGTAGCTGTTCGGGTCGGGGAAATCCACGATCACGACGTCGAAGAGGTCCTTGCCCGCGGCGATCCAGACCATCGCGTCGTCGTTGACGACGTGCACTTTCGGCGACGCGAGGGAGCCGCCGTTCAGCTCGACGAAGAGCGGGTGCGTTCGTGCGAGCCCCGTCATCCCCGGGTCGAGGTCCACGAGCGTGACGCTCTCGACCTCGGGGTGCTTGAGGACCTCGCGCACGGCGAGGCCGTCCCCGCCTCCGAGGACGGCGACACGCCGCCCGCGCCCTCCGGCGGCCGCGAACGCCGGGTGGACGAGCGCCTCGTGGTAGCGGTACTCGTCCACGGACGAGAACTGCAGGTGCCCGTTCAGGAAGAGCTGGAAGCCCGCGCGGTTCTTCGTGACGACGATGCGCTGGTAGGCCGTCGATTTCGCGACGATGACCTCGTCGGCGTACTGGGTCTCCTCGGCGACGGCCGTGAGGTGGTCGGCGAGGACGAACGCGGCAACGAGGATCGCGCCCGTGAGCGCCGCCCGGACGTAGAGGCCCGCCGGGTTGCCGATGCGGTCCCGGAAGAGGTGGAGCGACCAGAACGCGACCGCCACGTTCACGAGGCCGAACAGGACGGACGTCCGCGTGAGGCCGAGGCGGGGGAGAAGGACGAGCGGGAAGAGGAGAGAGGCCGCGAGCGAGCCGAGGTAGTCGAACGTGAGGACCTGCGACACGAGGTCGCGGAACTCGACGGCGTCCTTCAGGAGGCGCATGAGGAGCGGGATCTCGAGGCCGACGAGCGTCCCGATCAGGACGACGACGCCGTAGAAGACGGGAGGGAACCACCGGGGCGAGGAGAACGCGAAGAACAGGGCCGGGGCCGAGAGCCCGCCGATCAGGGCGACCGCGATCTCGGCGTCCACGAAGCGGCGCGCGACGCCGCGCACGACGTAACGCGAGAGAAACGCCCCGAGCCCGAGGGAGGAGAGGTAGACGCCGATGACGAGCGAGAACTGCGTGACCGAGTCGCCGAGGAGGTAGCTCGCGAGGGCGCCCGCGACGAGCTCGTAGACGAGCCCGCACGACGCGATCGCGAAGACCGTCAGGTAGACGGGCGTCACGCCGCGGGCGGACCCGGCGGCGCGGCCCTCCGCGCGGTCCGCGCTCACGCGCCCTCCGGGGGGATCGTCAGCCGCCCGTGACGGCGGCGGCGATGATGATCGCCATCGCGATCACGATCGAGCCGATGACGATGGCGAGGGCGACGTTCTGATCCTCCTCCATCTCCTTCTTGAGCGAGAAGGGGAGGACCTTCGGCAGGGTCGCGAAGAAGATCCCGAACAGGACGAGCCCGACGACCGAGAAGACGATCGTCGAGAACACCTGATGCCCGTGAAGGTTCCACCAGTCCATCATCACTTTCCTCCGCTCCAGAAGTGGTACGTACGGTAGCCGCCGGCGTTGCGCGCGCCCGGCGGAAGGGTTTGGTGCGTGACGCCACCGCCCGTCTCCCACCCGGTGAACGCGGCCCACGCGTACCCGAGAAGGAGGAGAGAGCCGAAGGCCTGGAAGATCCGTCGCATGGTTTCCCCTTAGTCGTCCGAGTCCGAACCGGAATCCGAGTCCGTGCGCTCGCCGCCAGCCGACGTGAAATCACTCTCCGCCCAGCGCCGGCCCTCCCACGAGATCCGCGAGAAGACCAGCAGGAACGGCGGCACCAGGAGGAACACGAGCGTCCAGATCAGGTGCGAGAGGTGGGGCACGCCGCTCGTGAGCCGGATCCGGAACTGCGGCGGCGCCTTCCCGCGCTCGGACTCCGGATCCAGCCGCGCGACCCACTTGCCGGCCGGAATGCGCGAGACCCGCACCGTGCGGCTCTGGCTTCCCTCGCTCCAGCTCTCGCCGCCGTCGACGCCGTGGTACCGGTCCGACACGAGGCCGAACGTCCGCACGTCGCCGCTTCCCTCGGCGATGAGACTCACGCCCACGCCGACCCAGTTGTTGTCCGTCGGCGACCAGATCACGGCCTCGAGGTTCGCCGTGCGCTTCGTCTCGAAGGGCTCGCTCAGGATCACGCGCTGGGCGGCCTCGGCTTCCTCGCGCGCCTCGCGGGCGGCGACGGGGTTCTGGGGAGCGGGCGCGGTCTGCTGCGCCCAGGCGCCGGCGGCGGCAGCCGTGCCGCGCTCGGCGTAGAGCATGCGATCTGCGTCGACGAGGTCGTACGTGTGGTCGAACACGACACGCTTCGGCGCGGTGACCTTCGCGACTGCAAAGATGACGAT
Coding sequences within it:
- a CDS encoding FAD-dependent oxidoreductase is translated as MEALRLTRRDAIASLVGAPALAAFASALAGCSRKDVRALEFPGGFAVPDASLGHLLRGGELFARPAVRTERVGTAIVGGGVSGLSAAWRLARAGETDFRVYELEPEPGGTAVSGGSDVSLFPWGAHYVPVPAFRNPALEAVLEEVGALVGRDADGAPEWAEEMLCREPEERLYHGNRWHAGLYPYEGASRADVEQLNRFRVLMDALAGRKDGEGRRAFAIPTRRSSDDADLLALDRTTMAEWLDANGFASKRLRWLAEYGCRDDFGTNLDRISAWAGIHYNASRLPGEDEDEEPSDFLTWPEGNGRLVQHLAKSAAGKIDSRALVFDVVPSAAKGAPVRLRYLDAKTKEVVAVEAKDAILALPKYAARHVFAPWRTAPPTWLDALSYAPWLVANVTLSGRPKETGHPLAWDNVLYDSRSLGYVVATHQAGKDHGSTVFTYYLPLTDEEPVKAREHLLSAEWKDLAAAVLADLSRAHADLPGLVTRMDFARWGHAMLRPTPGFLSSPVRRLAPEGGVHFAHADSAGLPLFEEAQDAGVRAAEAILAAG
- a CDS encoding polyamine aminopropyltransferase, which codes for MTPVYLTVFAIASCGLVYELVAGALASYLLGDSVTQFSLVIGVYLSSLGLGAFLSRYVVRGVARRFVDAEIAVALIGGLSAPALFFAFSSPRWFPPVFYGVVVLIGTLVGLEIPLLMRLLKDAVEFRDLVSQVLTFDYLGSLAASLLFPLVLLPRLGLTRTSVLFGLVNVAVAFWSLHLFRDRIGNPAGLYVRAALTGAILVAAFVLADHLTAVAEETQYADEVIVAKSTAYQRIVVTKNRAGFQLFLNGHLQFSSVDEYRYHEALVHPAFAAAGGRGRRVAVLGGGDGLAVREVLKHPEVESVTLVDLDPGMTGLARTHPLFVELNGGSLASPKVHVVNDDAMVWIAAGKDLFDVVIVDFPDPNSYAVGKLYTSRFYALLARRLDPEGVVSVQSTSPLFARRSFWIVDATLKAAGFTTKAYHVAVPSFGEWGFVLAAKRPFTVGSSLPEHLRALSTELLPTLFVFGPDTGPLESPVNRLNDQVLVHTYEREWKRFD
- a CDS encoding DUF350 domain-containing protein — protein: MDWWNLHGHQVFSTIVFSVVGLVLFGIFFATLPKVLPFSLKKEMEEDQNVALAIVIGSIVIAMAIIIAAAVTGG